GGTTTTCTTCCATATAGGCTTCCACCAGAAAAGAAGAAGCGTCTTCCACCGTGATCGCCGCCGCCCCCGGCTGCAGCATGCCGCCCACTTCCAAACGTTTTTCCGTCACGATCCCATCCGTCGGCGCGAGCAAACGCGTATAGCCGTCATACGCTCTGGCTTCCTCCCGCGTCGCTGCCGCCCGGTTCATTCCTTCAGCGGCCTTTTCATATTCCAAGCGGGCAATTTGAGCTTGCGTTTGTATTTGATCCAATTGTTGACGCGCAATCGCTTCCGATTCAAATAACCGTCGATACCGCTCATAGGTGATTTCCTGCAGTTCAAGATTGCGGGCTGCCGCTTCCATTCCCTTGCCTGCTTCCCGGTAACCAGCTTCCGCAGCCGCCAGTTTTTGACGGCTATCACTATTTTCCAGCGTAGCCAGCAGTTGCCCGGCTTTCACTCGCTCGCCGGACTTGACCAACAGCTGCGTCACCATCCCCATGACCTTCGGCGCCACCTGACTGACGGTATGCGCTTTTACTGTGCCGGATGTTTCATAATAGTACGGCGTCGCTTGCAATTTCACGCTTTGCACGGTCAGAGACGAAACCGTCTGCGGCGTACTCGCTTCTTTGTTCGTTGCTTTGCCGCAGCCTATTGCCAATAGCAACATGATGAGGATTCCGCTTAGTAATAAAATTCCTCTTCCCGTTCTCAGCATAGCCAGCCACATCCTTTGCCTTGTTTTTTCGCGCAAAGCATTTTATCTTTGCTCTCATCGTAGACTGTTTCTCTTTTATTTTCAATATTTTTCCATCAGAAGGCACTTTTTCAACATCTTGCATTGACACGGAATTCAGATCCTTGTATTATTATATCGTAATAGTTGAATATATCAATGCAAGGAAGTGTTTTTTATGGCGCCCGATGAAAAAAAATATACTGAACTGGCCGAGCTGCTTAAGGCGCTCGCGCATCCGCTGCGACTTTGCATCGTGCGCGGCTTGATTGAAAACGGCGGTTGCAACGTCACGCACATGCAGGAATGCCTCGGTGCACCACAGTCTACGATTTCACAGCAGCTGCAAAAATTGCGCGCGGTCGGCATCGTCGAAGGCGCACGCAGCGGCCTTGAGATTCGCTATCGCGTCTGCGATCCCCGTGTGATCGAACTGATTCGCATTCTCTTTGCCGAAACGGAAGAAAAATAAACCAAGGGAGCTGTTTCTTATGCAGAAAAAAATCGTAATCGTCGGCGGCGTTGCCGGCGGCGCATCTGCCGCCGCTCGCATGCGACGCCTCGATGAACAAGCCGAGATCATTATGCTGGAACGCGACGAGCACATCTCGTTCGCCAACTGCGGTCTGCCCTACTATATCGGCGAAACAATCCAGGAACGGGACAAATTGTTGGTGCAAACACCGGAAGCAATGAAAGCTCGCTTTGCGATCGACGTTCGCGTCCACAGCGAAGTCACCGCGATCAATGCCGCTGCCAAGAGCATCACAATCGCCAGCCGCGACAAAGGCGTTTACGAAGAGACTTACGATGCGCTGATCCTCTCGCCCGGCGCGAAACCGATCCGGCCGAACATCCCCGGCATCGACAGTCCTCGTATTTTCACACTGCGCAACATTCCCGATACCGACCGGATCAAGGCCATCGTCGACCAAGCGGACAGCAAGCGCGCCGTCGTGATCGGCGGCGGCTTCATCGGCGTCGAAATGGCGGAAAACCTGCGCGAACGCGGCCTTGCAGTCAGCCTCGCCGAAGCCGCACCACACATCCTGCCGCCGTTTGACAGCGACATGGCGCTGCTCGTAGAAAAAGAGCTGCGCGAAAACGGCGTGGCGCTGCATCTCGGCGACGGCGTAAGCAGTTTCAGCGAGAACGAAAACGAAATCACGGTCACGCTGCAAAGCGGCGTCACACTGACTGCCGACCTTGTAATCCTGGCGATCGGCGTGACGCCGGAAACCGGTTTTCTCAAAGACAGCGGCATCGCGCTCGGCAGCCGCGGCCATATCCTGGTCGACGAGCACATGGCCACCAATCAGCCGGGGATTTACGCGGTCGGTGACGCCATCGAGGTCAAAGACTTCATCAGTAGCCAAACCACTGCCATCCCTTTGGCCGGACCGGCCAACAAGCAGGGCCGCATCGCCGCCGATAACATCGCTGGCATCCCCAGTCGTTACAACGGAACGCAGGGCACGTCGATTCTCAAAGTCTTCAGTCTTACCGCCGCCTCGACCGGCAACAACGAACGCGGCCTGCAGCGCTTAGGCCAGGCATATCAAACAGCCTACATTCATCCGAACTCGCATGCCGCCTATTATCCCGGCGCTTTGCCGCTGACTTTAAAGCTGCTCTTTGACGGCAACGGTCGCATCCTGGGCGCACAGGCGGTCGGCATTGACGGCGTCGATAAACGGATCGACGTGATCGCGACGACCATTCGCCTCAAGGGTACGGTCGCCGACCTGACGGAACTCGAATTGTCCTACGCGCCGCCTTACTCTTCGGCGAAAGATCCGGTCAATATGATCGGCTTTGTCGCGGAAAACATTCTCTCCGGCCGTAGCGACGTCTTCACTTATGAACAATTGGCCTCCTTTGATCGCAGCAAGACGACGCTGCTCGACGTCCGCTCCGAATTGGAATTTTCCAACGGCCATCTGCCGGGCGCCTTGAACATTCCGGTCGACGAACTGCGGCAGCGCCTGCCCGAACTGAACAAAGAGCAGCTGATTCTTGCCTATTGCCAGGTCGGCCTGCGCGGTTATATTGCCTCGCGCATCCTCACGCAACACGGCTTCCGCGTGAAAAATCTGACCGGCGGCTACAAGTCGGCCTCCGTTCAGTTGCCGCAAAAGACGACAGCGCCGCCCGGCATGACGCTTGACGCCGAAACACAGACGGTTCATGTCGCAGCGCAGGAAAGCGCGGCGCGCACGCTCAACGCCTGCGGCCTTTCCTGCCCTGGCCCCTTGATGCAGGTCAAGGCCGCGCTCGATGAAATGAGCGATGGTCAGATTTTGGAGGTCACTGCCTCCGATCCCGGTTTTCCGGAAGACATCCGTGCCTGGTGCCATCGCACCGGCAATCGTCTCCTGGAAACAAAAAAAGAGAAAAGCCATGTCCTCGTCCGCATCCAAAAGGGCGACGCGTCCGCCAGTGCGGTTCCCGCGGGCGAAAACAGCAAAGACAACAAAACGATCGTCGTCTTCAGCGGCGATCTTGACAAAGCCTTAGCCGCTTTTGTCATCGCCAACGGCGCCGCCGCGATGGGCAAAAAAGTGACGATGTTCTTCACCTTCTGGGGGCTCAACATCTTGCGCAAACCCGAAGGCGCGCCTGTTGCCAAAGGCATCATCGACCGCATGTTCGGCTGGATGATGCCGCGCGGCAGCACAAACTTGAAGCTCTCCAACATGCACATGCTGGGCATGGGTACCCAGATGATGCGCATGGTCATGAAAGATAAGAACATTTCTTCGCTGGAAGATCTGATGCAAGCCGCGCAAAAATCCGGCATCGAAATCGTCGCCTGCCAAATGTCGATGGACGTGATGGGGCTAAAACAGGAAGAACTGCTGGACGGCGTCAAAATCGGCGGCGTCGGCTACTACCTCAACGAAGCCGAAGACGCCAACGTGAATCTGTTTATTTAAAAAGGAGCTGTTTTTACTATGGAACGTTATATCCCGCAGGGCGTTTGCCCGAATGAAATTCAATTCGATATTGAAAACGGAGCTGTTAAAAACGTCAACTTTGTCGGCGGCTGCCCCGGCAACCTGAAGGCGATCAGCAGCCTGATCGACGGCATGCCGGTCGAAGACGTCATCTCCAAGTTCAAAGGCAATATCTGCCGCAACCAGACGTCCTGCGCCGATCAGTTGGCCAGAGCGCTGGAAGCGCGGACAACGAAAAACACATAAAGGGAGGTCATGTAGTGAACATCCTTTTTGAGCCGGCGGTGCTTGATTATCTGCGCCGCAAGGAACCTTCCACCTGCCTGACGCTAAAACTGGCGCAGCAGCCACGCAGCCTTTGAAGCGGCGGCAGTTGCGGGACTTCTTCTCCCGCCTACCCGTCCGTGCGACGGGGCATGCCGGATAGCGCGTCAGGCTTTGAGAAAACGACCGTGGATGGCATCACGATCTACTACACCGCAAGCCTCGCCAGAGAATTTAAAACGGTGACCATCGTTTTGGAACGCTTCTTGTTCGTGAAATCCCTGCTGGCCAGCGGCGAGCGCTATTAAATGATAGAGGGGCTGTCTCAACGGCATTTTAATCGCCTGTTTGAGACAGCCCCTCTACGCGTCTTTAGCAAATTCAATTATTCGACAACCGGAATCGCGGGACGATCCGCGCCTCGCTTCGTCTTGTCGTACGTGTTCTCGATCGCATCTTTCACATGCTGCACATAAATGTCCTGAATACCGCTATTTTCGCCGAGGCCATGCAAATAGGCGTCAACCTTGAAACCGGCTTTGATCAATTGGGACTTGTAAGAGTTCGGTTCATCCCCGGCCATATCATTGTTCGCATGGTCGCCCGCCACCACCATCAGCGGCATCAGCGTGATCTTTTCCACCTTGTTGGCTTTCGCCTTCGCGATGACGTTCTCAATCGTCGGGTAGCCATCCACCGTGAAGACATAGACGTTTTTCAGCCCGGCATCCTGCATCTTCAACTGCAGCGCCGCATATGCGGTGTTGGAAGGATGCACGCCGCCGTGTCCCATAAAGGCGACCGCTTCTTTTTCCGTCAGCTTCGGCAACTGCAGCTTAAGCGCATTGATCGCCAGCGCATAATCATCCGGTTTTTCTTCCTGACCGGTAAAATAGAAGATCGGACGGCCGAGCGTGAGACGCTCGAAGGATTTCGCTTTCACATGGCTGTCAACAATCTTCAATACTTTGTCGTATTCGTCGCCCGCTTCCATGTGCAGCGTCTGCACGATGACCTCACTATAGCCTTCCTCTTTCAGTTTTTCGAGCGCCTGTTTTTCCGTGTCCACCTGTCGGTTATCGCGATCCATCAGTTTCTTGATGATGATCCGGGAGGTATACGCCTGACGCACTTCATAGTCGGGAAAGGCCGCCTTAACCTTATCGGTTACCGCATCGATCGTCACTTTTCTGGTATCGTTAAAAGTGGTGCCGAAGCTAACCATCAGTATCGCCTTCTTGCCTGCTTCAGGCGCAGCCAATGCCTGCCCCTGCCCGAACAGGCCGAAAGACAGCGTCAGCAATAATAACGTCATTACAAAACAATTTTTCTTCTTCATTCATTTCACTCCTCTTTTTTAACCTGGCAGTTGCCGAAACCATTTTCACCTCCTAAAACCATTTTTATCGTAAAAAGTCGTTTTAAAAAGCGGTCCCGTTGCCGGGACCCTGCCGCGTCTACACTCGCGGCAGTCATCACACACATAGTTCCATGAGCATTAGAACCTGTGAAGGAAAACAAAAAACTCCCTCCCGCAGCGCACGGAAAGGAGACGTATCACAAGAGGACCTTACGACCGACAATCGGTCGGCAAAAAGAAGCTCTCATAATCCCCTCCCCATCGCTCGCAGGTAAAAACGGTGATTGTCAAACAGGCAGTTCTCCTGGCTCTGAATCATCGCTCGCCCAAGCCTTCCCAAAGCATTCGCTCCAGTGGCATCTTTCAGGTTCGCTCCTCATTACAGTGGCGGGACCGCGCCGGTATTACACCGGACTTCCCTATTAAGCCCTCACGGGCACCTGTCTCACTATATGCTTTTGTCAACGTTTTGATAGTAACATAGATGGTTGGATGCGTCAAGCGGGGCTGTCTTGATTGAATAAGCTGATGTTTATTCCCCTTAAAACAAAGGTTTTGTAAACTCCGATCAAATAATGCTGCAAATTTAAGCCCCTATTATTACCATCATAGAACCTGCCCAAAATAAATAAGCAATCCTCCTGCCATTTTGGCAAGGGGATTGCTTATTGTTATCTGACTTACAATATATCTTTGAAAATGATGGGGATATGATTTGGATTTATTTTTCACCCAAATAACAAACCAACCATTGCTGATATATTTCTACACCTATATGGGCACTCATGCTGAGATTAGCAGCTAGTTAATTACTCTAGTCCCTGACTGCTTTTTCTTACTCTTCTCGGGTTAGTTGCCATATAATTCAACCCCCAATCCTCTATTTGGCAAAGTATAGCGTGAAGATCCTTCCCGGTCTCTGAAAGTGAATACTCTACCTTGGGTGGAATTTCAGAATATACTTTCCGAATAAGCAACCCATCACTTTCAAGCTCACGCAGTTGGCGTGTGAGTGTACGCTGCGTAATATTGGGAAGTTGCCTTTGTAATTCATTAAACCGCCTGACCCCATGAATCGAAAGCTGGTGCAAAATGGCCAGCTTATACTTGCCGCCGACTAAATTGACCGTAAGCTCAACCGGACATTGAGTGTGCTGCTTATCCAACTTTTCCCCTCCTTTTAGATATCCTCAAGGATACTATATATCCCGAATGTGCGTACTAGTAATTTCACCATTAACCTTATAGTATAAATTATGAGCATGAAATGAAACTACTTAAACGAAGGGATGATGAATCATGGCAAATAAAGAAAAAATATTGGTCTATGGAGCCAGCGGCGTACAAGGTGGAGCAGTTGCCCGCAAGCTTTTGAAAGAAGGATACACCGTTCATACGGTTGTAAGAAATCCGGACAAGGCGGCTCAGCTTCAAAAGGAAGGATTTACAGCCTTTGTCGGCGATTTGTCAGATGCCGGAAGTCTTACTTTAGCTCATGAAGGAGTCGATAAGGTATTCTTGCTATTGCCAGTTGATTATAATCTGGATCGTAACCGCCAATTCATCCGCAATACCATTGCCGCCGCCAAACATGCCAATATTAAGCTTATCGTTTTTAATACCAGCGGTTTTATTCCTGATGATGCGACAGGTGTCACTGCCTTTGATATTAAGAGAGAATCAGTTGCTTATGTGAAGGAAAGCGGCATTGCGTCTATTATCCTTCAACCTATATTTTACATGGAAAATTTCCTTATCCCCGGTGTTGTCGGCAACCAAACACTAGCTTATCCTGTGCCATCCGATGGTGCAATACCCTGGATCAGTATGGATGATGCAGCTGCTTTTGGCGTATATGCGCTTAAACATCCAGAGCTGGCAGGGCAGACATTGCCGATCTTAGGACCTGAGACACTGACTGGAAATCAACTGGCTGAACAATTCAGTGCCGCATTGGGCCGAGAAATACAGTTTTACTCTCTCCCGGCGGAAGCGTTCGAAGAAGCGTTATCTGCAGTAATGGACAAGGCAACTGCAAAGGATCTTGCTGACTCGTATAGATGGACTGGAACAAATACTCATTTACTGCCTAATCCGGAACAAGTAATCGCCGAGATGCGAGCCGCGGTTCCTAGCACTCCGCTCCTAAAGTGGATAAAGCAAGCTATACAGCATGGTTTTTTCGCATCGTAACTGAGGTAAACTCAAATAATTAATCGAATAACAGAAGAACCTTTAGCCAGACACTGTCGCGGTTGAAGGTTCTTGTTATTTACCTTGCATGGATAGTAACTTAGCCGTGAAGTCTACTATGAGCTTGGAGACAAGGCATCCATCCCACCTAGAATAAAGCGAAGCAAATTCCCTTGTATTGCGTACCATTCTTCATCCTTTTTCCACCCAAGCTTTTTATTGACAGCAAACGAGCCATAAATTGCAAACAGAAAAATCATTTCGGCTTTCTTTGGTGATAGCTGACAATACTGCATCAATAATGGAACCATTTTATCCTTTTCAGACTGAAACATCTTGTTAATAATATAATTTGATAAGCTCTCATCCAGAAACAACACACGATATTTGGGTAAGTCTGCTATTCGTTGACATGCCGGCAGTAAAGAACCATACTCTTTCAACTTTTCCAGATCCTTTTCACCCTTCGTAATCAAATAAAGTATCTGCCGCATGTTTTCATTAGAAGTCACTGAAACGTTTTCTGTTATCTGCAGAGCTTCTTCCAAAATTTCATCTAAAACTGCCATCAGATCGTCAAAATGTAGATAAAAGGTAGCTCTGGTGACCTCCGCGTGCTTACAAACCGACGTAACCGTGATTTTTGTAAAGCGTCGTTTTTGCATGAGTTCTAACAGAGCATCCTTAATGACAGTTTTTGTATATATTGTCCGTCGATCCGTTTTGCGCAGTGTCTTTTCTACCAAAATCAGTCCTCCTCATCAAATTTCTTGACACTTTTATTATTTTGTCAGGAAATGTATCTTATTTAAAAAGCTGTAGTTTAACCTTTTCTTGTCCTTCAGTATAATAAGTTTAATACAGCGTGTAAATAACTTTTCATATGGTTTACTAATGAAAATAAATAAAAATTGCGAGGAGATTTTAACATGAAAATTGAACAAATCCGTAATGCCACTATTCGTATTGAATATGCTGGGAAGAATTTTTTGGTAGATCCATGGTTAGCTGATAAAGATACCCTGGGTTCCTTTAATGACATCAAAGCTTTTCAGGTTCCAGATCCAACAAAGGCTAGCATCAAAATGCCAATGTGTGATCTGCCAAAATCGGCAGAAGAAATTCTTGCCGGTATTGATATCTATCTTTTGACTCATCTGCACCCAGATCATTTTGATATAGATCTAGCAACAGGCACGGGGGGCAGATTTCTTGATAAAAACGTACCAATTTTTGTCCAAAATGAGGAAGAAGCCTCATTTATGAAGGGTTCCGGCTTTCAGCATATTAGCGTTCTATCAGAGGATTCTTTATCAATTGGCCAAATCAAAATTACAAAGACTCCGGCCCTGCACGGTACAGAAAAACCATGCGGCCCATCCTGTGGTTTAATTTTACAAAGTTCAGGAGAAAAAACTCTTTACATAGCTGGTGATACCATATGGTATCCTGAAGTCAAAAAAACACTTGAAACCTATCAGCCAGATATCATCATCCTCAATACCTGCGCAGCAGAACTCCTTGAATTTGGCCGCCTGATTATGGATGACAATGATATCTATGAAGTCTACAAAACCTGTCCAAATACCACTATTATTGCTAGCCACATGGACACTGTCAGTCATGCCACTCTCAATCGTGAAACGCTGCAGCAAAAACTTACTGAAAAAAGAATTGCGGAAAACATTTTAATTCCAGCCGATGGTGAGTCTTATCAATTCTAAAAAACCTCTGGATTATTGCATCATTGTGCAATAATCCAGTTTTTTTATGTACCTCACAAAACCGACAAGCAATAGATTTTCCACCTTTTACTCATTCTCCTTTGGCAACGAATATAGCCTCATCAGCTGGCATAATAATTTCCTTGCCTTGATCATTCCATACCGTTGTCCTTGCTGTACTTCGTCTCCCAATGCAACCCAAGAAACAATACTCCTTGCAAGAACACCTGTAACTTGAGTGATCATAATTTTAGTCTTCTCATTCTCCAAACCGATAGTGTGTCGTTCGCTTTCTATGAGAGCTGATTTTTTATCTGCTGGTTTTAACTTACCACAAGTGTATTTCTGGTATTTCACAAGCAAGTCTACTATATGTTCAGTTTGTTGCAAATACCCCTCTCCTTTTTTATTGCCATGTTAAAAAACAGCATGCTGCAATTTTGTTTCTGTGTCAACAAAATCACAGTATGCTGTCTCCTTACCAATAATAAACCTTGTAAGCTCAGTTATATTTTAGCAAAGCCCATTTACTTCAAGCATTGCTTAAGGCCTCAACGTTCCCTTCCCATGCAGGTACTGTGGAGTTATGAATACTTTGCGTATTTAAAACACGCATCGCATTAAGAATGGCAATAACCGAAACACCCACGTCAGCAAAAACAGCCGTCCACATATTGGCGATCCCCATTGCTCCTAAGACTAAAACTATGCCCTTGACCCCTAAGGCAAAAACAATATTCTGCTTTACAATCGATAACGTTTTCTTTGAAGCTCTTATCGCTGTTGCAATTTTCGAAGGTTCATCGGTCATAATTACTACATCCGCAGCCTCAATAGCTGCATCAGACCCCACTCCGCCCATAGCAATACCAATATCCGCTCTTGCCAAAACAGGAGCATCATTAACGCCGTCGCCAACAAAAACCAGCTTGCCCTTTTCTGTTTTCTTTGCAAATAGTTCTTCTAATTTTTCCACTTTATCAGCTGGCAACAGTTCTGTATAAGCCTTATCAAGCCCTAATTTTTTCGCAACATGCTCCCCTATAGATTTTGAGTCGCCTGTCAACATTACAGTCTGCTTAACTTTTTCTGTTTTTAAATCCTGGATGGCTATTGCTGCATCATTTTTAATTTCATCAGCAATAACAATATAGCCAACATATTCTCCACCAACTGCCACATGGACAACAGTCCCCATAATTTCGCCTTTGAAATAAGCAATTTTCATCTTCTTCATTAGCTTATAATTACCAGCCAATACCTCCTTACCATGGACAAAAGCTTGAACTCCATGTCCGGGAAGTTCTTTAACATTTGTAATCGCAGCATTATCAATTGCTTTGCCATACGCTCTCTTTAGAGAAAGAGATATTGGATGATTAGAGTAATTTTCCGCATATGCTGTTAGTTCTATCAGTTCCTCTCGGCTCATTACTTCCGAATGAATCTCTTGTACATTAAAGACGCCTTTTGTTAATGTTCCAGTTTTATCAAAAACGACAATCTCTGTTTGCGCTAATGCTTCTAAGTAGTTACTTCCTTTTACCAGAACGCCTAACTTAGAAGCCCCTCCAATTCCACCGAAGAAACTAAGTGGAATAGAAATTACTAAAGCACAAGGACAAGAGATTACCAAGAAAGTAAGTGCTCTAACCAACCATTTTGTAAATTCTTGATCACTATACATTAAAGGAGGAACCACCGCGAGCAATACCGCTAATATCACTACGCCAGGGGTATAGTACCTTGCAAACTTTGTAATGAAATTTTCCGAATTAGACTTTTTATTACTCGCATTTTCAACTAAATCAAGGATTTTACTTACTGTCGAATCACCAAATTCCTTGGTAACTCGTGCCGTAAGGACTCCGTTAATGTTAACGCACCCACTAAGAAGTTCCGAGCCAACAGTAACTTCTCTAGGAACAGATTCACCAGTTAATGAAGATGTATCAACCATTGATTCACCTTCAATGACAATTGCATCTAACGGTATTTTCTCCCCTGTTTTAACGATGATCTCGTCTCCTACCATTACCTCATCTGGATCTACTTTTACAATTTCACTACCTCGCCGCAAATTAGCATAATCAGGACGAATATCCATTAAGCCAGCTATTGATTTCCTGGATTGATCGACGGCATAACTTTGGAATAATTCTCCTACTTGAAAAAACAGCATAACCCCTACTGCTTCCTCATAATCTCCAATGGCAAACGCTCCAATTGTTGCAATAAACATCAGGAAGTTTTCATCAAAGACTTGACCGCGCAGTATATTTTTCACGGCTTTCCATACTATATCACCGCCGATGATAAAATAACCTAGAAGAAACATAGCAATATTCAATATCTCATTGTCAAAGTCAAAAAAGAACGTGGCGGCATAGAGCGCGCCGCCACCAAGTACTCTCATGAGCCGCTTTTTGTTCTGCATTGTTACCACCTCACTAAGCTTTTTCGATCTTTACATCTGGTTCAATGTTTTTGACAATCTTCATAGCTGCTTCAACAACTCTTTCCATCTTTTCCCGCTCTGCTTCAATATTCATTTTGGTTGTCATGAAATTTACTGTAACTGATACTACATCCGGCAAATCACTAACCGCATTTTCGATTTTCGCAGCGCAGTTAGCACAATCAAGACCGATTAATTTAAACGTTTTTTTCATCATTACTTCCTCCATTTTTTGTTGAACATTGTTCAACGTTCTTTTTACAGTTGAACGATTGCTCAACTGTTGTTTTTTTATTATAGTTGAACAACCATTCAACTGTCAATTATTTTTTTGTATTTTGACAAAGCTTTATAAGCCACCTATAATACAATTAAAACACAAAGCAACCGTAAAGGATGATATTCTATGGAACATAAAGATACTGACTGCGAGATTATTCATGCAGATGTTGTTGATAGAGTCCGCGCGAAAATGCCTAAAGATATGATTTTAAATGAGGTATCTACTTTATTCAA
The Azotosporobacter soli DNA segment above includes these coding regions:
- a CDS encoding heavy metal translocating P-type ATPase, which gives rise to MQNKKRLMRVLGGGALYAATFFFDFDNEILNIAMFLLGYFIIGGDIVWKAVKNILRGQVFDENFLMFIATIGAFAIGDYEEAVGVMLFFQVGELFQSYAVDQSRKSIAGLMDIRPDYANLRRGSEIVKVDPDEVMVGDEIIVKTGEKIPLDAIVIEGESMVDTSSLTGESVPREVTVGSELLSGCVNINGVLTARVTKEFGDSTVSKILDLVENASNKKSNSENFITKFARYYTPGVVILAVLLAVVPPLMYSDQEFTKWLVRALTFLVISCPCALVISIPLSFFGGIGGASKLGVLVKGSNYLEALAQTEIVVFDKTGTLTKGVFNVQEIHSEVMSREELIELTAYAENYSNHPISLSLKRAYGKAIDNAAITNVKELPGHGVQAFVHGKEVLAGNYKLMKKMKIAYFKGEIMGTVVHVAVGGEYVGYIVIADEIKNDAAIAIQDLKTEKVKQTVMLTGDSKSIGEHVAKKLGLDKAYTELLPADKVEKLEELFAKKTEKGKLVFVGDGVNDAPVLARADIGIAMGGVGSDAAIEAADVVIMTDEPSKIATAIRASKKTLSIVKQNIVFALGVKGIVLVLGAMGIANMWTAVFADVGVSVIAILNAMRVLNTQSIHNSTVPAWEGNVEALSNA
- a CDS encoding cation transporter is translated as MMKKTFKLIGLDCANCAAKIENAVSDLPDVVSVTVNFMTTKMNIEAEREKMERVVEAAMKIVKNIEPDVKIEKA